The region GCGCTCGGTGGGGATGGGATGAAGGCCAGACAGGGTCTGTTAATTTGGAATCGATGTACTAGATGCGCAGTCCACCGCGGCCCACTATCTTGGCTTATTCATCGTATGATTCTACCAGCGGCACCCGTAGTCCGCCCCTTTCACACATTGCGCGGACTCTCACCCTAGGAAGCGGCGCCGCCGCAGGGCCGACCCCGACCCACTATCCATAAAACCCCTCACGGCAAACGCCTTCTGATGATAGTGATGGTCGGGGGGACGTTCGATCCCCTGCATGCCGGGCACAAGAAACTCCTCTCTCGCTCCTTTGAACTGGCAGGGCCCGATGGGGAGGTGATCGTCGGGTTGACGACCGACGAGTTTGCCGGTGCGAAGGTGCACCCTGTCCACTCGTACCAAGAACGGCTGGCAAACGTCACGGCCTTCATAAGGGAGCACGGCTACACCGCAGCGTGGAAGGTCGAACCGCTCTCCGACCGCTACGGCAGCGCCCTCGATACGGACTTCGACATCCTC is a window of Methanoculleus sp. 7T DNA encoding:
- a CDS encoding phosphopantetheine adenylyltransferase, with protein sequence MIVMVGGTFDPLHAGHKKLLSRSFELAGPDGEVIVGLTTDEFAGAKVHPVHSYQERLANVTAFIREHGYTAAWKVEPLSDRYGSALDTDFDILVVSEETFPVAVEINELRRQRGRKKVDLHEISCVLAEDGRRISSTRIYRGEIDRYGRLIR